Proteins from a single region of Pseudomonas quebecensis:
- a CDS encoding ABC transporter substrate-binding protein translates to MQSRHLKLLAAATLTAWSLTAGFAQAAGVLTIGCREDSTTFDPIKSAQNRDTWVFANVYDTLVRVDNLGTKMEPGLAESWEISKDGLTYTFKLRDAKFSDGSPITAADAAFSLLRIRDNKASLWADPFSLINTATAADPKTLVVTLKTPAVAFLSQLASPTVSILSEKAMTSMGEDAYSENPVTSGAFTVEEWRKGDRVILKKNPNFWQAQKVSLDGVEWVSVTDDNTRMRMVQNDELDTAIFVPFSRVEELKKDKNVVVHADPSTREDHLLINHAHGLLAKPEVRQALDMSIDKQSLVKTVTYGQGTVAYSYIPKGSLYHYPNNLQRPYDPTAAKKLLEQAGAKDLKLNYVVNAGNEADEQIAVIIKDQLAKVGVTANLQKVDPTQSWQMLVDGEYDISVMYWTNDILDPDQKTTFVLGHDTNQNYMTRYKNDKVKDLVAAARIEADPAKREQMYVELQKLAKQDVNWIDLYYSPYINISRKNVSNFLQNPLGRFTLEEVVKN, encoded by the coding sequence ATGCAATCCCGCCACTTGAAGTTACTCGCCGCCGCCACGCTGACCGCCTGGTCGCTGACCGCCGGTTTCGCCCAGGCCGCCGGTGTACTCACCATCGGTTGCCGTGAAGACAGCACCACGTTCGACCCGATCAAAAGCGCGCAGAACCGCGATACCTGGGTGTTTGCCAACGTCTACGACACCCTGGTGCGCGTAGACAACCTGGGCACCAAGATGGAACCGGGCCTGGCTGAAAGCTGGGAGATATCCAAGGACGGCCTGACCTATACCTTCAAGCTGCGTGACGCGAAATTCTCCGATGGCTCGCCGATCACCGCCGCCGACGCCGCTTTCAGCCTGTTGCGCATCCGCGACAACAAGGCTTCGCTGTGGGCTGACCCGTTCAGTCTGATCAACACGGCCACGGCCGCCGACCCGAAAACCCTGGTGGTCACGCTCAAGACCCCGGCGGTGGCCTTCCTCTCCCAACTTGCTTCGCCGACGGTGTCGATCCTGTCCGAAAAAGCCATGACCTCCATGGGCGAAGACGCCTACTCGGAAAACCCGGTGACGTCCGGTGCGTTTACGGTAGAAGAGTGGCGCAAGGGCGATCGGGTGATCCTCAAGAAGAACCCGAACTTCTGGCAGGCTCAAAAGGTAAGCCTGGACGGTGTGGAGTGGGTCTCGGTGACCGACGACAACACCCGTATGCGCATGGTGCAGAACGACGAACTCGATACCGCGATCTTCGTGCCGTTCTCTCGAGTTGAAGAGTTGAAGAAAGACAAAAACGTGGTGGTCCACGCCGACCCGTCCACCCGTGAAGATCACTTGTTGATCAACCATGCCCACGGCCTGTTGGCCAAACCCGAAGTGCGCCAGGCGCTGGACATGTCCATCGATAAGCAATCGCTGGTCAAAACCGTCACGTACGGCCAGGGCACCGTGGCTTATTCCTACATCCCGAAAGGCTCGCTGTACCACTACCCCAATAACCTGCAGCGCCCGTATGACCCCACCGCCGCCAAGAAGCTGCTGGAACAGGCCGGTGCCAAGGACTTGAAACTCAACTATGTGGTCAATGCCGGCAACGAAGCCGATGAGCAGATCGCGGTGATTATCAAGGACCAGTTGGCCAAGGTCGGCGTGACCGCCAACCTGCAGAAGGTCGACCCGACCCAGAGCTGGCAGATGCTGGTGGACGGTGAGTACGACATTTCGGTGATGTACTGGACCAACGACATCCTCGACCCGGACCAGAAGACCACCTTCGTGCTGGGCCACGACACCAACCAGAACTATATGACCCGCTACAAGAACGACAAGGTCAAGGACCTGGTCGCCGCAGCCCGCATCGAAGCCGACCCGGCCAAGCGTGAGCAGATGTATGTGGAACTGCAGAAACTGGCCAAGCAGGATGTGAACTGGATCGACCTGTACTACAGCCCTTACATCAATATCTCACGCAAGAATGTGAGCAACTTCCTGCAAAACCCGCTGGGCCGTTTCACCCTGGAAGAAGTCGTGAAAAACTAA
- a CDS encoding YciK family oxidoreductase, translating to MFDYSARPELLKGRVILVTGAGRGIGAAAAKTYAAHGATVLLLGKTEANLAQVYDEIEAAGHPQPVVIPFNLETALPHQYDELAAMIEKEFGHLDGLLHNASIIGPRTPIEQLSGENFMRVMHVNVNAMFMLTSTLLPLLKLSQDASVVFTSSSVGRKGRAYWGAYGVSKFATEGLMQTLADELEDVAAVRANSVNPGGTRTSMRAQAYPGENPMERPAPEEIMPVYLYLMGPDSAGVNGQAFDAQ from the coding sequence ATGTTTGATTACTCCGCACGTCCAGAACTGCTCAAAGGCCGGGTCATCCTGGTGACCGGCGCCGGTCGCGGGATTGGCGCGGCAGCGGCGAAAACCTATGCCGCCCACGGCGCCACCGTGCTGTTGCTGGGCAAGACCGAAGCCAACCTGGCCCAGGTGTATGACGAAATCGAAGCCGCCGGCCACCCGCAACCGGTGGTGATCCCGTTCAACCTGGAAACCGCCCTGCCCCATCAATACGATGAGTTGGCGGCGATGATCGAGAAAGAGTTCGGCCACCTCGACGGCCTGCTGCACAACGCCTCGATCATCGGCCCCCGCACGCCGATCGAGCAGTTGTCCGGCGAGAACTTCATGCGTGTGATGCATGTGAACGTCAATGCGATGTTTATGCTGACCAGCACCTTGCTGCCATTGCTCAAACTGTCCCAGGATGCGTCAGTGGTGTTCACCTCCAGCAGCGTCGGGCGCAAAGGCCGCGCGTACTGGGGCGCGTATGGCGTGTCCAAGTTTGCCACTGAAGGCCTGATGCAGACCCTGGCCGACGAACTGGAGGATGTGGCGGCGGTACGCGCCAACAGCGTCAACCCAGGCGGCACCCGCACCAGCATGCGTGCCCAGGCCTATCCAGGGGAAAACCCGATGGAAAGGCCGGCACCGGAAGAGATCATGCCGGTGTACCTGTACTTGATGGGGCCGGACAGTGCCGGCGTGAATGGGCAGGCATTCGATGCCCAGTAA
- the mupP gene encoding N-acetylmuramic acid 6-phosphate phosphatase MupP, translating to MKLRAVLFDMDGTLLDTAPDFIAICQAMRADRGLAPINDQHIRDEISGGARAMVAVTFSMDPESPGFEELRQEFLERYLKGCAVHSKLFDGMSELLADIEKANLIWGVVTNKPVRFAEPIMQQLGLAERSALLICPDHVKNSKPDPEPLILACKMLDLDPASVLFVGDDLRDIESGRDAGTRTAAVTYGYIHPDDNPHHWGADVVVDHPLELRKVLDNALCSC from the coding sequence GTGAAGCTGCGAGCGGTTCTCTTCGATATGGACGGCACCCTGCTGGACACGGCGCCGGACTTTATCGCCATCTGCCAGGCCATGCGCGCCGATCGGGGCCTGGCGCCGATCAACGACCAGCACATTCGCGACGAAATCTCCGGCGGTGCGCGGGCGATGGTCGCGGTGACGTTCTCGATGGACCCGGAGTCGCCGGGTTTCGAGGAGCTGCGCCAGGAATTCCTTGAGCGCTACCTCAAGGGCTGCGCGGTCCATAGCAAGCTGTTCGACGGTATGAGCGAGCTGCTGGCGGACATCGAGAAGGCCAACCTGATCTGGGGCGTGGTCACCAACAAGCCGGTGCGCTTTGCCGAGCCGATCATGCAGCAACTGGGCCTGGCCGAGCGTTCTGCGCTGCTGATCTGCCCGGACCATGTAAAGAACAGCAAACCGGACCCGGAGCCGCTGATCCTGGCGTGCAAGATGCTCGACCTCGACCCTGCCAGCGTGCTGTTCGTGGGCGACGACCTGCGCGATATCGAATCCGGCCGCGACGCCGGCACGCGCACGGCGGCGGTCACCTATGGCTATATCCACCCGGACGACAACCCACATCATTGGGGCGCAGATGTGGTGGTGGATCACCCACTGGAACTGCGCAAGGTGCTGGATAACGCGCTATGCAGTTGCTGA